A region of Jonquetella anthropi DSM 22815 DNA encodes the following proteins:
- a CDS encoding sensor histidine kinase: MKIRVRRSLPLVLVLSLVIPMIVVVGVTLFSVSAHERAMGRVMESYVLNVAQSAAAKINGIGILPFRANKVMLQMERLNLFSWGSKLPGWVAVLDSGGDVVVSSQENNPPVLSLTRSILLNKALEVHDASGQLYTVAVCPTGRPGMLDTFYVVAAVRWNDLLGPLLRTNRLMISMVFVLAAALFAAGIVLWRWVIAPLSKISEEASRLNWGDEVACETDKQAVYEISQLRYVLCRLSRSACDRISLWKRYSSDMVRVQEDEKESIAREIHDGPVQAVTALGQRIRLAQMDEPNRSEHLKVAEEIAFDTVKELREMCNHLTPPWLDLGLEHALNELAERLSRYLGVTIRVVVHDEKLQPEGVLTFFRILQEAVSNAVKHGGADQIDVRVDRPGDRRTRMIVEDNGKGFAVPADLESLRASGHRGLLNMRDRIRLVNGEMIIRSVPGRSTTLTFFIPDSDGGAETRPQILSETGRIVSCYEGETGAGVPLQLGE; the protein is encoded by the coding sequence TTGAAGATTCGGGTCAGGCGAAGCCTGCCCCTAGTGTTGGTCTTATCGCTGGTCATACCGATGATCGTCGTCGTGGGCGTCACGCTGTTCAGCGTGTCAGCCCACGAACGGGCCATGGGGCGGGTCATGGAGTCCTACGTGCTCAACGTGGCCCAGAGCGCGGCCGCGAAGATCAACGGCATCGGCATACTCCCGTTTCGTGCCAACAAAGTCATGCTCCAGATGGAGCGGCTCAACCTGTTCAGCTGGGGGTCTAAACTGCCCGGCTGGGTTGCCGTGCTCGATTCAGGCGGCGACGTGGTCGTTTCTTCACAGGAAAACAACCCGCCGGTTTTGTCGCTCACCCGGAGCATTCTGCTCAACAAAGCCTTGGAAGTTCACGACGCCTCGGGGCAGCTGTACACCGTGGCCGTGTGTCCGACCGGCCGGCCGGGAATGCTCGACACCTTTTACGTCGTCGCGGCCGTTCGCTGGAACGACCTGCTCGGTCCGCTGCTGCGCACCAATCGCCTGATGATCTCCATGGTATTCGTCCTCGCGGCGGCTCTGTTTGCCGCTGGCATCGTCTTGTGGCGCTGGGTCATCGCGCCTCTGTCGAAAATATCCGAGGAAGCCTCTCGGCTGAACTGGGGTGACGAAGTGGCCTGCGAGACCGACAAACAGGCGGTCTACGAGATCAGCCAGCTGAGATACGTGCTGTGCCGACTTTCTCGGTCAGCCTGCGACCGCATTTCCCTCTGGAAACGGTACAGCAGCGACATGGTGCGCGTTCAGGAGGACGAAAAGGAAAGCATTGCTCGGGAGATTCACGACGGCCCGGTTCAGGCCGTCACAGCCTTGGGCCAGAGGATCCGTCTGGCCCAGATGGACGAACCGAATCGAAGCGAGCACCTTAAAGTGGCCGAGGAAATAGCCTTCGACACGGTCAAGGAGCTTCGAGAAATGTGCAACCACCTGACGCCGCCGTGGCTCGACTTGGGGCTGGAACACGCGCTGAACGAGCTGGCCGAACGGCTGTCCAGGTATCTGGGCGTGACTATCCGCGTGGTGGTGCACGACGAAAAGCTGCAGCCCGAAGGGGTCCTCACGTTCTTCCGCATTCTGCAGGAGGCGGTCAGCAACGCGGTCAAGCACGGCGGCGCTGACCAGATTGACGTGAGAGTGGACCGGCCGGGGGACCGGAGAACCCGAATGATCGTCGAGGACAACGGCAAGGGGTTCGCCGTTCCGGCTGACTTGGAGTCTCTGCGGGCTTCCGGCCATCGGGGACTTCTGAACATGAGAGACCGAATCCGGCTCGTCAACGGCGAGATGATCATCCGCTCCGTCCCGGGGCGCTCGACCACTCTGACGTTTTTCATTCCCGATTCGGACGGCGGAGCCGAAACGAGGCCTCAGATCCTTTCCGAAACCGGGCGTATCGTTTCCTGCTACGAAGGAGAAACTGGCGCAGGAGTCCCATTGCAACTTGGAGAGTGA
- a CDS encoding response regulator transcription factor gives MSKIRVILADDHPLTRQGLKAYLEREENVALVGEAADGDEAWKLIEELKPDVALLDIRMPGADGITLARRIKENKLPVAAIMLTSYDSQQYVLASLKAGAKGFVLKTTSAGALMKAIQTVATGSLFLDSEVASVVGAQEELTEALSPREREVLLCAARGLSSKEVAAQLYISERTVQTHLASVYDKLGAHNKTEAMLLALKHGLMTLEELLD, from the coding sequence ATGTCGAAAATTCGTGTGATCTTAGCTGACGACCATCCGCTGACCCGGCAGGGTCTGAAGGCGTACCTTGAGCGTGAAGAGAACGTCGCGCTGGTCGGCGAAGCGGCTGACGGCGACGAAGCGTGGAAACTCATTGAGGAGCTCAAGCCCGACGTGGCGCTGTTGGACATTCGCATGCCCGGCGCCGATGGCATTACCCTTGCCCGACGGATCAAGGAAAACAAGCTGCCCGTCGCGGCCATTATGCTCACCTCTTACGATTCCCAGCAGTACGTTCTAGCGTCGCTCAAGGCCGGAGCCAAGGGCTTTGTGCTCAAGACGACGTCAGCCGGCGCGCTGATGAAAGCCATCCAGACCGTCGCCACCGGCAGCCTGTTCCTGGACAGCGAAGTCGCCTCTGTGGTGGGCGCTCAGGAAGAGCTCACCGAAGCCCTGTCGCCTCGGGAGAGAGAAGTGCTCCTGTGCGCGGCCCGCGGCCTGTCCAGCAAAGAAGTGGCGGCCCAGCTTTACATCAGCGAGCGGACCGTTCAGACGCACCTCGCTTCCGTGTATGACAAGCTGGGAGCTCACAACAAGACGGAAGCCATGCTTCTGGCGCTGAAACACGGCCTGATGACCTTGGAGGAACTGCTGGATTGA
- a CDS encoding hydrolase produces MAISRERAWDLLKRYNSEPMHLSHALAVEACMKFFAQQAGEDPQFWGTVGLLHDLDWEMTQSDPARHTSESDRILEAEGVDEATRHAIRSHGWGICSATEPTSPMEWTLYTIDELTGLVIATALVRPSRSLDDLTAKSVKKKWKDKAFAAGVNRDVIASGAERMGKPVDELMTSVIEALRPVQSQLGLTPLAN; encoded by the coding sequence ATGGCGATAAGTCGTGAACGGGCATGGGATTTACTCAAACGCTACAACTCGGAGCCGATGCACCTGAGCCACGCTCTGGCGGTCGAAGCTTGCATGAAGTTTTTCGCTCAGCAAGCCGGCGAGGATCCCCAGTTCTGGGGGACCGTCGGACTGCTTCACGATCTGGACTGGGAGATGACCCAGAGCGACCCGGCGCGCCACACGTCCGAGTCGGACCGTATTCTTGAGGCCGAGGGCGTCGACGAGGCGACCCGGCACGCGATACGGTCCCACGGGTGGGGAATCTGTTCGGCGACCGAGCCGACGAGTCCCATGGAGTGGACGCTCTACACGATCGACGAGCTGACCGGGCTGGTGATCGCCACGGCGTTGGTCCGTCCCAGCCGGAGCTTGGACGACCTGACGGCTAAATCGGTGAAGAAGAAGTGGAAAGACAAGGCGTTTGCCGCCGGCGTGAACCGGGACGTCATCGCGTCCGGCGCCGAGCGGATGGGGAAGCCGGTTGACGAGCTAATGACGAGCGTTATCGAGGCGCTTCGTCCGGTTCAAAGCCAACTGGGCCTGACGCCTCTGGCCAACTGA
- a CDS encoding deoxycytidylate deaminase, protein MDWNRPDWDSYFMMLALVAATRSTCLRRRVGAVIVRHGQVISTGYNGAPRGTPHCSETGCLRAQLGIPSGQKHELCRGSHAEMNAIALAASQGVVTDDGELYCTHSPCVFCSKALINAGIRRVVYLQGYPDELGVQLREQAGVVTEQFPKEKYDHILSCLYFAEHELEGLRGQDKNGDKS, encoded by the coding sequence ATGGACTGGAACCGCCCTGATTGGGACAGCTATTTCATGATGCTGGCGCTGGTCGCTGCGACCCGCAGCACGTGCCTTCGCCGGCGCGTGGGAGCGGTCATCGTCCGCCACGGACAGGTCATCAGCACCGGATACAACGGCGCGCCGAGGGGCACGCCGCACTGCAGCGAGACCGGATGTCTGCGCGCTCAGCTGGGCATACCGTCAGGGCAGAAGCACGAGCTGTGTCGAGGGTCTCACGCGGAGATGAACGCCATAGCCCTCGCGGCCAGTCAGGGAGTCGTTACCGACGACGGCGAGCTGTACTGTACTCACTCGCCCTGCGTGTTCTGCTCCAAAGCGCTGATCAACGCGGGAATCCGGCGGGTCGTGTACCTTCAAGGGTATCCTGACGAGCTGGGGGTTCAGCTTCGCGAGCAGGCGGGCGTCGTGACGGAACAGTTCCCGAAGGAGAAATACGACCACATTTTGAGCTGTCTGTATTTTGCCGAGCATGAACTGGAAGGCCTGAGGGGGCAGGATAAAAATGGCGATAAGTCGTGA
- a CDS encoding MFS transporter, with amino-acid sequence MQKGPALTGVRMGFLSVGLWWFALTLPFMRFVDEPPVASADGGLSAALRELRQTWNELKQYPEAFRFLLAFWLYNDGIGTIVRMAALFGAGVGLSSDSLALAMLLTQFVGVPAALAFAFSAGRFGAKRLLTGSLLWYLAICLAAPFITKNWHFWMMAVAVGLVQGGSQSISRSLFASMIPPERSGLFFGLYSLSSKFAGIVGPMLCGLTASITGKPHAAIAVIGLTFAGGLIILRFVDVERGRRRIHSDERR; translated from the coding sequence TTGCAAAAAGGGCCGGCGCTGACCGGCGTGCGGATGGGGTTTCTCTCCGTTGGTCTCTGGTGGTTCGCCCTCACCCTGCCTTTTATGCGCTTCGTGGACGAACCGCCGGTCGCCTCGGCCGACGGGGGCCTGTCGGCCGCCCTGCGGGAGCTTCGGCAGACGTGGAACGAACTCAAGCAGTACCCGGAAGCCTTTCGCTTTCTCTTGGCCTTCTGGCTCTACAACGACGGCATCGGCACGATCGTCCGAATGGCCGCGCTGTTCGGAGCCGGGGTCGGCCTGTCGTCCGACTCGCTCGCGCTGGCGATGCTTCTCACCCAGTTCGTCGGCGTGCCGGCGGCTCTGGCGTTCGCCTTCTCCGCCGGCCGGTTCGGCGCCAAACGGCTTTTAACCGGCTCGCTCCTCTGGTACTTGGCCATCTGCTTGGCCGCGCCGTTCATCACCAAGAACTGGCACTTCTGGATGATGGCCGTAGCGGTCGGCTTAGTACAGGGAGGCTCCCAGAGCATCAGCCGGTCGCTTTTCGCCTCGATGATTCCGCCCGAACGGTCGGGCCTCTTCTTCGGCCTGTACAGCCTGTCGAGCAAGTTCGCCGGCATCGTGGGACCGATGCTCTGCGGCCTGACCGCTTCGATCACCGGCAAGCCTCACGCCGCCATCGCGGTTATCGGGCTGACGTTCGCCGGCGGGCTTATTATTCTCCGCTTTGTGGACGTCGAGCGCGGGCGACGAAGGATTCATTCCGATGAGCGGCGCTGA
- a CDS encoding GIY-YIG nuclease family protein has protein sequence MSGADCWTYLLRCRDGSLYAGWTVDVQARLKVHNSGRGSRYVNSRRPAVLAASWRWPDKTLAMSAEATIKRLSRAQKEALITGELQLLASGGHVVVAAGDVRPNH, from the coding sequence ATGAGCGGCGCTGACTGCTGGACCTACCTGCTTCGCTGCCGGGACGGTTCGCTTTACGCCGGCTGGACGGTTGACGTCCAAGCGCGGCTCAAGGTTCACAACAGCGGACGAGGCTCCCGGTACGTCAACTCCCGGCGGCCCGCCGTCCTCGCCGCCAGTTGGCGCTGGCCCGACAAAACGCTTGCCATGAGCGCCGAGGCGACCATCAAGCGGCTCAGTCGCGCCCAAAAGGAAGCGCTCATCACCGGAGAACTCCAGCTGCTCGCCTCGGGCGGCCACGTCGTCGTCGCGGCGGGGGACGTCCGGCCGAATCACTAA
- a CDS encoding Crp/Fnr family transcriptional regulator translates to MREGGKAMGQTLRQIWDETACRLLAERTPLFAGFDPHDLPLALACLGASQKEYAKGQTIINLGEPLRLAGVALSGTLHLETCSPDGERQIIIPLEPGDLYGGTEACAGQTCAPFRVVSLQPSRVLHIDLSSVVHPTVPVCPYRAKVMENLLRLLAGQNLQLQQKLEMLSAKSLRDRLLEYLKRQSQKAGSPSFLIPFSRAELADYLGADRSALSRELGRMKSDGLIDFCRSRFCLKM, encoded by the coding sequence ATGAGAGAAGGGGGCAAGGCCATGGGACAAACGCTTCGTCAGATTTGGGACGAGACGGCCTGCCGGCTTTTAGCCGAGCGGACGCCGCTTTTTGCCGGCTTCGACCCTCACGACCTGCCGCTGGCGCTCGCCTGCCTCGGCGCGAGCCAAAAGGAGTACGCCAAAGGGCAGACTATCATCAATCTGGGGGAACCGCTTCGTCTGGCCGGCGTCGCCCTGTCGGGAACTCTCCACCTCGAAACCTGTTCCCCCGACGGCGAGCGGCAGATCATCATTCCGCTGGAGCCCGGCGACCTGTACGGCGGCACCGAGGCATGCGCGGGACAGACCTGCGCGCCGTTCCGGGTCGTGAGCCTTCAGCCGTCCCGGGTGCTCCACATCGACCTTTCGAGCGTCGTCCACCCGACCGTTCCCGTCTGTCCCTACCGGGCAAAGGTGATGGAAAATCTCCTTCGCCTTCTGGCCGGCCAGAACCTTCAGCTTCAGCAAAAACTTGAAATGCTTTCGGCGAAAAGCCTGCGGGACAGACTCTTGGAATACCTGAAACGACAGAGCCAAAAGGCCGGCAGCCCGTCGTTCCTCATCCCGTTCTCCAGAGCTGAGCTGGCCGACTACTTAGGAGCCGATCGAAGCGCCCTGTCCCGGGAGCTGGGCCGCATGAAGTCCGACGGCCTGATCGACTTCTGCCGCAGCCGTTTCTGCCTCAAGATGTGA
- a CDS encoding pyridoxal phosphate-dependent aminotransferase: MADFSPAGRLEGVRSSRIRAVLDKARAMERAGRPVISFSVGEPDFDTPQPIKDGTCQALLANRTHYCSNRGVLELRQAVAGLMKSSSGLSYDPEEEILITTGGAEALHHALWAFVGPGDEVIILTPAFISYENVVRLCGARPVLVPCRPENGFQPDLDEVARHVTVRTRMIVVNNPCNPSGAVFPQELLAGLARLAERHNLLVLSDEIYNRLIYGGSAFCSMAGLPGMRERTLLVNGFSKTYAMTGWRVGYVSAPKELVSSMVKVHQYTTASGNTFVQEGLARGLADPATETAVRAMLQSFARRRELVVSGLQKISGLTFVRPQGAFYALVSTEGTGLSGEWFAADLLERCGVAVVPAGDFGPGLENFFRLSFAASESAIVRGLEKIRGFVESIARR; the protein is encoded by the coding sequence ATGGCGGATTTTTCTCCGGCAGGCCGGCTGGAAGGCGTCCGGTCTTCCCGGATACGGGCGGTTCTCGACAAGGCTCGGGCTATGGAAAGGGCGGGCCGGCCGGTCATCTCGTTCAGCGTGGGCGAACCGGATTTCGACACGCCCCAGCCGATTAAGGACGGGACCTGTCAGGCCCTGTTGGCCAACCGAACCCATTACTGTTCCAACCGGGGCGTGCTGGAACTGCGCCAAGCCGTGGCCGGTCTGATGAAATCGTCAAGCGGCCTGTCATACGACCCGGAAGAAGAAATTTTGATTACCACCGGCGGGGCTGAGGCGCTCCATCACGCCCTGTGGGCGTTCGTCGGCCCGGGAGACGAGGTGATTATTCTCACGCCCGCGTTTATCAGCTATGAGAACGTCGTCCGGCTCTGCGGCGCCCGTCCCGTCCTCGTCCCATGCCGGCCGGAGAACGGCTTTCAGCCCGACTTGGACGAGGTGGCACGTCACGTCACGGTCCGGACGAGGATGATCGTGGTGAATAACCCGTGCAATCCCAGCGGGGCGGTTTTCCCTCAAGAGCTGCTCGCTGGCTTGGCTCGGCTGGCCGAGCGGCATAATCTGTTGGTCTTGAGCGACGAGATTTACAACCGGCTGATCTACGGCGGAAGCGCGTTCTGCTCGATGGCTGGTCTGCCGGGCATGAGGGAGCGGACGCTGTTGGTCAACGGCTTCTCAAAGACCTACGCCATGACGGGCTGGCGGGTGGGCTACGTCAGCGCGCCCAAGGAACTGGTCAGCTCGATGGTGAAGGTTCACCAGTACACGACAGCGTCGGGAAACACGTTCGTCCAAGAGGGGCTTGCCCGCGGGCTGGCCGATCCCGCGACGGAAACGGCGGTGCGCGCGATGCTCCAGAGCTTTGCGCGGCGGCGCGAGCTGGTCGTGAGCGGCCTCCAAAAAATTTCTGGCCTGACGTTCGTCCGGCCGCAGGGGGCCTTTTACGCTCTCGTCAGCACAGAAGGGACTGGGCTGAGCGGTGAGTGGTTCGCCGCCGATTTGCTCGAACGCTGCGGCGTGGCAGTCGTCCCGGCCGGGGACTTCGGTCCCGGGCTGGAGAACTTCTTTCGGCTGTCGTTTGCCGCGTCGGAAAGCGCGATCGTCCGCGGCTTAGAAAAGATTCGCGGCTTTGTCGAGTCTATCGCTCGGCGTTGA